CGCGTAATTTTTCCAGCTCATTTCTTTTGCTTTCTCATCAACTCTTTCAGGCGGTATCGGATTATCTAAAAACTTTTTCATAGCATTATACATAGATTCAATATTTTCCGGTTCTGCAAGATAGCCATTGTAACCGTCATTTATGGTCTCCGGAAAATGTCCTACATGCGTTGCAATTGAAGGAAGACTGAAATTATAGGCGATCGATTCAACACCCGAGGGGGTTGCTACGTGATAGAATAACACGTTGCAGTCGGCTACCTGAAAAAACCGGTGGACCTCCTCGTTTCCAACGTAACGGTTTACTACAACTGCGCTTTTGCCCAGGCCGAGCTGGCTTATCAATTCTAGCGGACGGTAGTCTTTTTCGTCATCGCCTTTTCTTACAAGTATCTTCTTCAGCATACCGAATAGATTTTTTTTAATTTTTGTCGAGATTTTTTTCGGATCAAGTGTTTCCCAGAAGGATTCCCCAACAATTAATAAAGAAACATCGTCCCTTTCCCTTGCCAGTAGGGCAAAGGCCTTTATTACATTATGCAGGCCTTTATATTTCCTTATGAAACCGAAGAAGAGAAAGACATGTTTATTAAGTCCCAGCTCGGCCTTCACTTTTTCCTTATTGAAATCCGGATCCGGTTTAAACATGTCGTAAACGGGGTGGTAAAGTTTAATTACATTGCATAGACTGCTGTCTTTTTTACGGGTTCCGCTCTGAATCAGGTTGAATGACTTCTTGGGGAAGACAAATTTTAATTCATCAAAAGTTTTTAATGAGTGGACAATAAATGAATCCGGTTTTGAAAGAGCATATCGAAGCATCACGTTGTCTATAAGGCTCACTT
This Melioribacteraceae bacterium DNA region includes the following protein-coding sequences:
- a CDS encoding glycosyltransferase family 4 protein translates to MKRVVIFGPGPQFKGGIANYTTSLARALASQKAEVHVVSWTQMYPSIFPRDLIDRSSKKNLLEGSNVTVHYITNYNNPASWRRTVKLIEELEPDIVVVQWSVSIQGLPIGYIAGQLKKSVGAEIIFDLHVVAQKEVSLIDNVMLRYALSKPDSFIVHSLKTFDELKFVFPKKSFNLIQSGTRKKDSSLCNVIKLYHPVYDMFKPDPDFNKEKVKAELGLNKHVFLFFGFIRKYKGLHNVIKAFALLARERDDVSLLIVGESFWETLDPKKISTKIKKNLFGMLKKILVRKGDDEKDYRPLELISQLGLGKSAVVVNRYVGNEEVHRFFQVADCNVLFYHVATPSGVESIAYNFSLPSIATHVGHFPETINDGYNGYLAEPENIESMYNAMKKFLDNPIPPERVDEKAKEMSWKNYAETILS